GCGCAACATCCTCCTGGCCTGGGTGCTGACCCTGCCAGCGACAGTCGCCCTGTCGGCCGGGCTGTTCTGGCTGGCGTCCAAGGCCTTGGGCAGCTGATTCCAGCGGCTCACAAAAAAAGGTGCGTTCCTTGCGGTTCGCACCTTTTTTTATGCCCGCACACCTGACAACTGTGGGAGCGGGCTTGCTCGCGATAGCGGTATGTCTGTAGAGGCATGTGTTGACTGACCCACCGCCATCGCGAGCAAGCTCGCTCCCACAGTTGATGGGTATCGGGCCGGGAAATCACGCACAAAAAAAAGGGCGACCGAAGTCGCCCAAAATGCCTTGCGTGCTCGTTGTCGCTGGAAAGACCTACGGCTTTTTGCGCTTGTGAGCGTCTTTCCAGATGAATAATCCGAAACCTGCGAAAAACACGAACATGAGGCCAACCGTCAATACACCGGCAAACACCACATTATCGATAAACATGACTGGCCTCCTGGTCTTGTCCCTGTTGCGATGGGTTCAAGTTAACCAATCAGGCCTGGATGAAAATTGACCGGCGTCAATAACGCCCGCAACGGGGCGCGAAGAGGGGGAAATAACTGATCTGCATCAATGGATCGAGGGGATTTCAGCGCTTTTTCGGTTTGTTTTTCGGCTTCTTCTTCGCCTTGCCCAAAGGCATCGCCTGTTCGAATGCCTGGCGAACTTCATTGAGGCGCTTTTCGTTGAGGTCATGGACGCGCTTGGCGCGTTCAGCACTGAAGTCGATCAGTTTGTCGTCTTGGCTCATGGCGTACGGCATCGTGCAGTGAATGGCGATGCGCCCATGATGCGGGCTGTCGGCCATATTGGCAAAGCCCGCATCAGATCTGGATATCGACCCACAGGCCCTGGCGCGATTCCCCCTCCACCAGCGGGACAACCGGAACGGTGTTATCGGCGTTCAGTTCCGTGCCGGGGACCGCCAGGTGCTCCTCGGGATCCTCATCCGCTTCACGGCGGCGCCGGTTGCGCTCCTGCTGGCGCTGCTGTTCCTCGCGCAATAGCAGCGCAGCCTCTTCCGGATCGCGGTTCTGCAGGTCGATGGTGCTTTCGTTGGAGCTCTGTTGCACCGGGACCACGGGCGGTATGTCCGGTCGCTGGCGAACCGGATCCTGTTGAGCGGTGATGGGTACG
This genomic interval from Pseudomonas alvandae contains the following:
- the ccoM gene encoding cytochrome c oxidase subunit CcoM, with product MFIDNVVFAGVLTVGLMFVFFAGFGLFIWKDAHKRKKP